Proteins encoded by one window of Luteimonas yindakuii:
- a CDS encoding type B 50S ribosomal protein L31, protein MKADIHPDYRDVVFQDVTSDFRILTRSTMAATSKETVKWEDGNEYPLIKIEVSSASHPFYTGQNKIMDTSGRVDKFRKRYAK, encoded by the coding sequence ATGAAGGCCGACATCCATCCCGATTACCGCGACGTCGTGTTCCAGGACGTGACGTCCGATTTCCGCATCCTGACCCGTTCCACGATGGCCGCCACCTCCAAGGAGACGGTCAAGTGGGAAGACGGCAATGAGTATCCGCTGATCAAGATCGAGGTCTCCTCGGCCTCGCACCCGTTCTACACGGGTCAGAACAAGATCATGGATACCAGCGGCCGCGTCGACAAGTTCCGCAAGCGTTACGCCAAGTAA
- the rpoZ gene encoding DNA-directed RNA polymerase subunit omega — protein MARITVEDCLQVVDNRFELVMMAAKRARQLANGVESQLDNRENDDKPTVLALREIAARRIDNDYIEAVDKAERERKEREALEWAAAEVVADEDLAKGDDL, from the coding sequence ATGGCGCGCATCACCGTCGAAGACTGCCTGCAGGTGGTCGACAACCGTTTCGAACTGGTCATGATGGCCGCCAAGCGCGCGCGCCAGCTGGCCAACGGCGTCGAGTCGCAGCTGGACAACCGCGAGAACGACGACAAGCCGACGGTGCTCGCCCTGCGCGAAATCGCCGCGCGTCGCATCGACAACGATTACATCGAGGCCGTCGACAAGGCCGAGCGCGAGCGCAAGGAGCGCGAGGCGCTGGAGTGGGCCGCCGCCGAGGTGGTTGCCGACGAGGATCTCGCCAAGGGCGACGACCTCTGA
- a CDS encoding RelA/SpoT family protein produces the protein MSRVSSHAAPVAVPPDDAVPEYMRVLERAVPYLDDAQRQVLRRAWAVGARAHEGQFRKSGEPYITHPVAVAVVLAEQNVDLETLVAAILHDTIEDTPLTRAELAAEFGEQVAELVDGVTKLDKLQFSNRQEAAAESFRKMMLAMARDLRVILIKLADRLHNMRTLGAQSTDARERIARETLEVYAPIAQRLGMNLIKSELQDLGFSALHPMRHSVLRKRINAQPLVRREALSTIEAQLAQRLANEGLQYRLVSRVKSPWSIYNKMQSEGKTFDQVMDVFGFRVIVRSVANCYHALGVAHSVYKPLDGRFRDFIAIPKANGYQSLHTVLFGPYGSPIEVQIRTEEMDLIAERGIAAHWAYKHGGAPTSAQTRAHSWIANLLESQRATGSSLEFLENVKVDLFPDEVYLFTPKGDILSLPRNATALDFAYAVHTDVGNHAVAARVDRKLVPLRTKLVSGQQTEIITARSALPKPQWLEFVATSKARTAIRQQLKQLEHEDAVQLGHRMLDRALEDLGSSLERVPAARLEAYLGESRHPRLEALLADIALGNRMPSQVAHALAQSGGQGGRDGTRHFEKILITGSERGVITFANCCMPIPGDEIMGYHTAGKGIVVHRIECPNVTDYRKSPERWVDIGWDREVSGDFSVALRIEVANRPGVLAQVAAAVAQVDSNIDGVEYLERDSNVAAIRFSIEVRGRKHLADVIRRIRRLNVVHGVQRL, from the coding sequence ATGTCCCGGGTTTCCAGCCACGCTGCCCCCGTCGCGGTGCCGCCAGACGATGCCGTGCCGGAGTACATGCGCGTGCTCGAGCGCGCCGTGCCCTATCTCGACGATGCGCAGCGGCAGGTCCTGCGCCGTGCGTGGGCGGTCGGCGCACGGGCCCACGAGGGCCAGTTCCGCAAGTCCGGCGAGCCCTACATCACCCATCCGGTGGCGGTGGCGGTGGTGCTGGCCGAGCAGAACGTCGATCTCGAAACGCTGGTGGCGGCGATCCTGCACGACACCATCGAGGACACGCCGCTCACCCGCGCCGAGCTCGCCGCCGAATTCGGCGAGCAGGTGGCCGAGCTCGTCGACGGCGTCACCAAGCTCGACAAACTGCAGTTCAGCAATCGCCAGGAAGCCGCCGCCGAGAGCTTCCGCAAGATGATGCTGGCGATGGCGCGCGACCTGCGCGTCATCCTGATCAAGCTGGCCGACCGCCTGCACAACATGCGCACGCTGGGCGCGCAATCGACCGACGCACGCGAACGCATCGCCCGCGAGACGCTGGAGGTGTATGCGCCGATCGCGCAGCGGCTGGGCATGAACCTGATCAAGTCCGAGCTGCAGGATCTCGGCTTCAGTGCATTGCATCCGATGCGCCACTCGGTGTTGCGCAAGCGCATCAACGCGCAGCCGCTGGTGCGCCGCGAGGCGCTGTCGACGATCGAGGCGCAGCTTGCCCAGCGGCTGGCCAACGAAGGCCTGCAGTACCGGCTGGTGAGCCGGGTGAAATCGCCCTGGAGCATCTACAACAAGATGCAGAGCGAAGGGAAAACCTTCGACCAGGTGATGGACGTCTTCGGCTTCCGCGTCATCGTGCGCTCGGTGGCCAACTGCTACCACGCGCTCGGCGTCGCGCACTCGGTCTACAAGCCGCTCGACGGGCGCTTCCGTGACTTCATCGCCATTCCCAAGGCCAACGGCTACCAGTCGCTGCATACCGTGCTGTTCGGCCCGTACGGTTCGCCGATCGAGGTGCAGATCCGCACCGAGGAAATGGACCTGATCGCCGAACGTGGCATCGCCGCGCACTGGGCGTACAAGCATGGTGGCGCACCCACCAGCGCGCAGACCCGCGCGCATTCGTGGATCGCCAACCTGCTCGAGTCGCAGCGCGCCACCGGTTCGTCACTGGAATTCCTCGAGAACGTCAAGGTCGACCTGTTCCCGGACGAGGTCTACCTGTTCACCCCGAAGGGCGACATCCTCTCGCTGCCGCGCAATGCCACCGCGCTGGATTTCGCCTACGCGGTGCACACCGATGTCGGCAACCATGCCGTCGCCGCGCGCGTCGACCGCAAGCTCGTACCGCTGCGTACCAAGCTGGTCAGCGGCCAGCAGACCGAGATCATCACCGCACGTTCGGCGCTGCCCAAGCCGCAATGGCTGGAATTCGTGGCCACGAGCAAGGCGCGCACCGCGATCCGCCAGCAGCTCAAGCAACTCGAGCACGAGGATGCCGTGCAGCTCGGGCATCGCATGCTCGACCGCGCGCTGGAGGATCTCGGCAGTTCGCTGGAACGCGTGCCGGCGGCGCGGCTGGAAGCCTACCTCGGCGAGTCGCGTCACCCGCGGCTGGAGGCGCTGCTGGCCGACATCGCGCTGGGCAACCGGATGCCGTCGCAGGTGGCGCATGCACTGGCGCAGTCCGGCGGGCAGGGCGGTCGGGACGGCACCCGGCATTTCGAGAAGATCCTGATCACCGGCAGCGAGCGCGGGGTGATCACCTTCGCCAATTGCTGCATGCCGATCCCCGGCGACGAGATCATGGGCTACCACACCGCGGGCAAGGGCATCGTGGTGCACCGGATCGAATGCCCGAACGTCACCGATTACCGCAAGTCGCCCGAGCGCTGGGTCGACATCGGCTGGGACCGCGAGGTGTCCGGCGACTTCAGCGTGGCCCTGCGCATCGAGGTGGCGAACCGTCCCGGCGTGCTTGCGCAGGTGGCCGCGGCGGTCGCGCAGGTGGATTCCAACATCGATGGCGTCGAATACCTCGAGCGCGACAGCAACGTCGCGGCAATCCGCTTCTCGATCGAGGTGCGCGGCCGCAAGCACCTGGCCGACGTGATCCGCAGGATCCGCAGGCTCAACGTGGTGCACGGGGTGCAGCGGTTGTAG
- the rph gene encoding ribonuclease PH — protein MTDTVTRPSGRLPAQLRDVRIERGYTRHAEGSVLVSFGETRVLCTASVENRVPGFLRGKGEGWVTAEYGMLPRATNTRNDREAARGKQGGRTLEIQRLIGRTLRACVDRAALGERTITLDCDVLQADGGTRTAAITGAYVALVDAVRLLQKRREITRDPIFGAVAAVSVGVYRGVPVLDLDYAEDSACDTDMNVVMNDGGGFIELQGTAEGHAFRRDELDALLGLAEAGIGELLALQRAALEK, from the coding sequence ATGACCGACACCGTGACCCGCCCGAGCGGCCGTCTCCCCGCACAGCTGCGTGATGTACGCATCGAGCGCGGCTACACCCGCCATGCCGAAGGCTCGGTACTGGTCTCGTTCGGCGAAACCCGCGTGCTGTGCACCGCCAGCGTGGAGAACCGGGTGCCGGGCTTCCTGCGCGGCAAGGGCGAGGGCTGGGTCACCGCCGAGTACGGCATGCTGCCGCGCGCCACCAACACCCGCAACGACCGCGAGGCCGCGCGCGGCAAGCAGGGTGGCCGCACGCTGGAAATCCAGCGGTTGATCGGCCGCACGCTACGCGCCTGCGTGGACCGCGCGGCGCTCGGCGAGCGCACCATCACCCTCGACTGCGACGTGCTGCAGGCCGATGGCGGCACCCGCACCGCCGCCATCACCGGTGCCTACGTGGCGCTGGTGGACGCGGTCCGCCTGCTGCAGAAGCGCCGCGAGATCACCCGCGACCCGATCTTCGGCGCCGTCGCCGCGGTCTCGGTCGGCGTCTACCGCGGCGTGCCGGTGCTCGACCTCGATTACGCCGAGGACAGCGCCTGCGATACCGACATGAACGTGGTGATGAACGACGGCGGCGGCTTCATCGAACTGCAGGGCACGGCCGAAGGCCACGCCTTCCGCCGCGACGAGCTCGACGCCCTGCTCGGCCTGGCCGAGGCCGGCATCGGCGAACTGCTGGCGCTGCAGCGCGCGGCGCTGGAAAAGTGA
- a CDS encoding YicC/YloC family endoribonuclease gives MIRSMTAFAAGERTTPWGTLGCELRAVNHRYLEVGTRLPDELRALEPLFRERVAARLSRGKLDLALRLRHGEASGQLELNEAVLDQLATLAASLQSRFPGLNTGLAELLQVPGVLQARAVDADAMQAAALALLDDVLDDFVAAREREGGKLQAAIAERVDGIERIAGEVRAMVPAIRDGQRVRLETRLADLPQPLDPGRLEQELVLALQKLDVDEELDRLDSHIDEIRRVLSQREPVGRRLDFLLQEFNREANTLGSKSVDRRTSQAAVELKVLIDQIREQVQNIE, from the coding sequence ATGATCCGCAGCATGACCGCCTTTGCCGCCGGCGAGCGCACGACCCCCTGGGGCACGCTGGGTTGCGAGCTGCGCGCGGTCAACCACCGCTACCTCGAAGTCGGCACCCGCCTGCCCGACGAGTTGCGCGCGCTGGAGCCGCTGTTTCGCGAACGTGTAGCGGCGCGCCTGTCGCGCGGCAAGCTGGATCTCGCGCTGCGCCTGCGCCACGGCGAGGCCAGTGGCCAGCTCGAGCTCAACGAGGCGGTGCTCGACCAGCTGGCAACGCTGGCGGCGTCGCTGCAGTCGCGCTTTCCGGGGCTCAACACCGGCCTGGCGGAGTTGCTGCAGGTGCCCGGCGTGCTGCAGGCGCGCGCCGTGGATGCCGATGCGATGCAGGCCGCGGCGCTGGCGCTGCTGGACGACGTGCTGGACGACTTCGTCGCCGCGCGCGAACGCGAGGGCGGCAAATTGCAGGCGGCGATCGCCGAACGCGTGGACGGCATCGAACGCATTGCTGGCGAAGTGCGCGCCATGGTGCCCGCGATCCGCGACGGCCAGCGGGTACGCCTGGAAACACGCCTGGCCGATCTCCCGCAGCCGCTCGACCCGGGCCGGCTCGAGCAGGAGCTGGTGCTGGCGTTGCAGAAGCTCGATGTCGACGAGGAACTCGACCGCCTCGACAGCCACATCGACGAGATCCGTCGCGTACTGTCGCAACGCGAACCGGTCGGCCGACGGCTGGATTTCCTGCTGCAGGAGTTCAACCGCGAAGCGAACACGCTGGGCTCGAAGTCCGTCGACCGCCGCACCTCGCAGGCGGCGGTGGAGCTGAAGGTGCTGATCGACCAGATCCGCGAGCAGGTGCAGAACATTGAGTAG
- the rdgB gene encoding RdgB/HAM1 family non-canonical purine NTP pyrophosphatase, protein MQRLVLASGNRGKLAELQALLGHGGLELSVQADHGVEDIEETGLSFLENALLKARHAARTTGLPALGDDSGLCVDALGGAPGLYSARYAGTHGDAAANNAKLLAALRDVPAHARTARFYCVLVLVRHGDDPQPLIAEGIWAGHILEAARGGHGFGYDPLFLDPQSGLSAAELSPAVKNRISHRGRALAVLRERIAGPLPPA, encoded by the coding sequence CTGCAGCGTCTGGTGCTTGCCAGCGGCAACCGCGGCAAGCTCGCCGAGCTGCAGGCATTGCTGGGCCATGGCGGGCTCGAGCTCTCGGTGCAGGCCGACCACGGTGTCGAGGACATCGAGGAAACCGGGCTAAGCTTCCTCGAGAACGCGCTGCTCAAGGCGCGCCACGCCGCGCGCACCACCGGGCTGCCGGCGCTCGGCGACGACTCCGGGCTGTGCGTCGATGCGCTTGGTGGCGCACCGGGGCTGTACTCGGCACGTTACGCGGGCACGCACGGCGATGCCGCGGCCAACAACGCGAAGCTCCTCGCCGCCCTGCGCGATGTCCCCGCGCACGCGCGCACCGCGAGGTTCTACTGCGTGCTGGTGCTGGTGCGGCACGGCGACGATCCGCAGCCGCTGATTGCCGAAGGTATCTGGGCGGGGCACATCCTCGAGGCCGCGCGCGGCGGGCACGGCTTCGGCTACGACCCGCTGTTCCTCGATCCGCAATCCGGCCTGAGCGCGGCGGAACTGTCTCCCGCGGTCAAGAACCGCATCAGCCATCGCGGCCGCGCGTTGGCGGTCCTGCGCGAACGGATCGCCGGCCCCTTGCCTCCAGCCTGA
- a CDS encoding RidA family protein, which produces MPRTPVSTDHAPAAIGPYSQATRAGDTVFVSGQIPLDPATGNLVDGGIEAQARQAFGNLRAVCEAAGGSLDDVVRVGLYLTDLGDFAAVNAVMAEVFTAPYPARSTIEVSALPKGAAFEVDAILVLRQAA; this is translated from the coding sequence ATGCCCCGCACTCCCGTCAGCACCGACCATGCTCCCGCCGCCATCGGCCCGTATTCGCAGGCCACGCGTGCCGGCGACACGGTGTTCGTGTCCGGGCAGATTCCACTCGATCCGGCCACCGGCAATCTCGTCGATGGCGGCATCGAGGCGCAGGCGCGGCAGGCGTTCGGCAACCTGCGCGCGGTCTGCGAGGCGGCCGGCGGCAGCCTCGACGACGTCGTGCGCGTTGGCCTGTACCTCACCGATCTCGGCGACTTCGCAGCCGTCAATGCGGTGATGGCCGAGGTGTTCACCGCGCCCTATCCGGCGCGCTCGACGATCGAGGTTTCGGCGTTGCCGAAGGGCGCGGCTTTCGAGGTCGACGCCATCCTGGTGCTGCGCCAGGCCGCCTGA
- the hemW gene encoding radical SAM family heme chaperone HemW → MAMLTTPPLALYVHLPWCVRKCPYCDFNSHQPRGGPPPFSAYVDALLADLDQDLPLLWGRPVHSVFFGGGTPSLFPAADIDRFLQGAAARLRFAPGLEITLEANPGTAEHGRFEDYRAAGVNRISFGIQSFDDGCLQRLGRIHDSAEAERAVKLAQDAGIDNLNLDLMYALPGQDLAMAEADVERAVALAPAHISHYQLTLEPNTLFAARPPERLPDDDLAWDMQEHCQAQLAAAGYAQYEVSAYAQRGRQCVHNLNYWRFGDYLGIGAGAHGKITLGHEQTILRRWKQRHPTAWLASAGTPAGIGGDDRIAPPRRPFEYMLNALRLLEGFRLEQFEACTGLPREAIARPLAMAMERGWLEARDGRILPTALGGRFGNDVIQLFMDEDGD, encoded by the coding sequence ATGGCAATGCTGACCACCCCACCCCTCGCGCTGTACGTGCACCTGCCCTGGTGCGTGCGCAAGTGCCCGTACTGCGATTTCAATTCGCACCAGCCGCGTGGCGGCCCGCCGCCGTTCTCGGCCTATGTCGACGCGCTGCTGGCCGACCTCGACCAGGACCTTCCGCTGCTCTGGGGCCGCCCGGTGCATTCGGTGTTCTTCGGCGGCGGCACGCCCAGCCTGTTCCCCGCCGCCGACATCGACCGCTTCCTGCAGGGTGCGGCGGCGCGGCTGCGGTTCGCACCGGGGCTGGAAATCACCCTCGAAGCCAATCCGGGCACGGCCGAGCATGGGCGCTTCGAGGATTACCGCGCCGCCGGCGTCAACCGCATCAGCTTCGGCATCCAGAGCTTCGACGACGGCTGCCTGCAGCGTCTGGGACGCATCCATGACAGCGCCGAGGCCGAGCGTGCGGTGAAGCTTGCGCAGGATGCGGGCATCGACAATCTCAACCTCGACCTGATGTACGCGCTGCCCGGGCAGGACCTGGCGATGGCCGAGGCCGATGTCGAACGCGCGGTGGCGCTCGCGCCCGCCCATATTTCCCATTACCAGCTCACCCTCGAGCCGAACACGCTGTTCGCCGCGCGTCCGCCCGAGCGCTTGCCCGACGACGACCTCGCCTGGGACATGCAGGAGCACTGTCAGGCGCAGCTGGCAGCTGCCGGCTACGCGCAGTACGAAGTGTCGGCCTATGCGCAGCGGGGCCGGCAGTGTGTGCACAACCTCAACTACTGGCGCTTCGGCGACTATCTCGGGATCGGCGCCGGCGCCCACGGCAAGATCACCCTCGGCCACGAGCAAACGATCCTGCGCCGCTGGAAGCAGCGCCATCCGACCGCGTGGCTGGCCAGTGCCGGCACCCCCGCCGGCATCGGGGGCGACGACCGCATCGCGCCCCCGCGCCGGCCGTTCGAATACATGCTCAATGCGCTGCGGCTGCTGGAAGGGTTCCGCCTCGAGCAGTTCGAGGCCTGCACCGGCCTTCCGCGCGAAGCCATCGCCCGCCCGCTGGCCATGGCGATGGAGCGCGGTTGGCTGGAAGCGCGCGACGGGCGCATACTGCCGACGGCGCTGGGGGGGCGCTTC
- the recG gene encoding ATP-dependent DNA helicase RecG, with translation MPTAHEADPAHTPLTALSGVGARTAEKLAARGIVTLQDLWLHLPRQYEDRTRLTPIADLRAGVPAQVEGVVEAVERGFRYRPLLRVALDDGSRATLVLRFFHFRTAQVAQFAVGTRVRVYGTPRPGQNGLEIVHPSYRVLETAEAGVLDADLEPVYPQIEGVGSAVLRKLVRQALDRLPADAALDLLPVTLRRSVPSLREALLTVHRPPPDADLAALSAGIHPAQQRLAIEELLAHHLSLRRQRIALQCHGAPVCDGPGDLVERLRATLPFALTGAQERVFAQISDDLRQPRPMLRLVQGDVGSGKTVVAALAALQAIEAGAQAALAAPTELLAEQHYVSLCGWLQPLGIEVAWLAGKVTGRARTRALEAIADGRAQLVVGTHALMQEGVGFHRLGLAIVDEQHRFGVHQRLALRDKGGDGGLVPHQLVMTATPIPRTLAMSAYADLDVSAIDELPPGRTPVQTVVLSGERRPELVERIRAACAAGRQAYWVCTLIDDSDEVVAQAAQSTFEALRDALPGIAVGLVHGRMKPAEKQAVMRAFKDGALGLLVATTVIEVGVDVPNASLMIVENAERLGLAQLHQLRGRVGRGAEASTCVLLYQPPLSMLARQRLATMRETSDGFVIAERDLELRGPGELLGTRQTGIAGFRVADLVRDAALLPQVHAIAEHLQARSPGVADRLVERWIGGASRYASA, from the coding sequence GTGCCCACAGCACACGAGGCCGACCCCGCGCACACTCCGCTGACTGCGCTGTCCGGGGTGGGCGCACGCACCGCGGAGAAACTCGCCGCACGCGGCATCGTGACCCTGCAGGACCTCTGGCTGCACCTGCCGCGGCAGTACGAGGACCGCACCCGGTTGACCCCCATCGCCGACCTGCGTGCCGGGGTACCGGCGCAGGTCGAAGGCGTGGTCGAAGCGGTCGAGCGCGGTTTCCGCTATCGCCCGCTGTTGCGGGTGGCGCTGGACGACGGGTCGCGCGCCACGCTGGTGTTGCGCTTCTTCCATTTCCGCACCGCCCAGGTCGCGCAGTTCGCGGTCGGCACGCGGGTGCGCGTCTACGGCACGCCCCGACCCGGGCAGAACGGGCTCGAAATCGTCCATCCCAGTTACCGGGTGCTCGAAACGGCGGAGGCCGGAGTCCTCGATGCGGACCTGGAGCCGGTGTATCCGCAGATCGAGGGGGTGGGGTCGGCGGTGTTGCGCAAGCTGGTGCGCCAGGCGCTGGACCGCCTGCCGGCCGACGCCGCACTCGACCTGCTGCCGGTGACGCTGCGCCGCAGCGTGCCGAGCCTGCGCGAGGCGCTGCTCACCGTGCACCGCCCGCCGCCCGATGCCGATCTCGCCGCGCTTTCGGCCGGTATCCATCCCGCACAGCAACGGCTGGCGATCGAAGAACTGCTTGCACACCACCTCAGCCTGCGACGCCAACGCATTGCTTTGCAGTGCCATGGTGCGCCGGTATGCGACGGGCCGGGTGATCTGGTCGAGCGCCTGCGCGCCACGCTGCCGTTCGCACTCACCGGTGCGCAGGAGCGCGTGTTCGCGCAGATCAGTGACGACCTGCGACAGCCCAGGCCAATGTTGCGGCTGGTGCAGGGCGATGTCGGCTCCGGCAAGACGGTGGTTGCAGCCCTCGCCGCGTTGCAGGCGATCGAGGCCGGCGCGCAGGCCGCACTGGCCGCGCCGACCGAGCTTCTGGCCGAGCAGCACTACGTGAGCCTGTGCGGTTGGCTGCAGCCGCTTGGCATCGAGGTCGCATGGCTGGCCGGCAAGGTGACCGGTCGTGCGCGCACCCGCGCGCTGGAGGCCATTGCCGACGGTCGCGCGCAACTCGTCGTCGGCACGCATGCATTGATGCAGGAGGGCGTGGGGTTCCACCGCCTGGGGCTTGCGATCGTCGACGAGCAGCACCGCTTCGGCGTGCACCAGCGCCTCGCGCTGCGCGACAAGGGCGGTGATGGCGGCCTGGTGCCGCACCAGCTGGTGATGACGGCCACGCCGATCCCGCGCACGCTGGCGATGTCGGCCTACGCCGACCTGGACGTGTCGGCGATCGACGAACTGCCGCCGGGTCGCACGCCGGTGCAGACGGTGGTGTTGAGCGGCGAACGCCGGCCGGAGCTGGTCGAACGCATCCGCGCCGCCTGCGCGGCCGGGCGCCAGGCCTACTGGGTATGCACGCTGATCGACGACAGCGACGAGGTGGTCGCGCAGGCCGCGCAGAGCACGTTCGAGGCACTGCGCGACGCGCTGCCGGGGATCGCGGTCGGGCTGGTGCACGGGCGGATGAAACCGGCGGAGAAGCAGGCGGTCATGCGCGCGTTCAAGGACGGTGCACTCGGCCTGCTGGTGGCGACCACCGTGATCGAGGTCGGCGTGGACGTGCCCAACGCATCGCTGATGATCGTCGAGAACGCCGAGCGGCTCGGCCTGGCGCAGCTCCACCAGTTGCGCGGGCGGGTGGGGCGCGGCGCGGAAGCATCGACCTGCGTGCTGCTGTATCAGCCGCCGTTGTCGATGCTTGCGCGACAACGGCTGGCGACGATGCGCGAGACCAGCGATGGCTTCGTCATCGCCGAGCGCGATCTGGAGCTGCGTGGACCGGGCGAGTTGCTCGGCACCCGGCAGACCGGCATCGCCGGCTTCCGCGTCGCGGACCTGGTGCGCGACGCGGCGCTGCTGCCACAGGTGCACGCGATCGCCGAGCATCTGCAGGCCCGTTCACCCGGAGTCGCCGACCGCCTGGTCGAGCGCTGGATCGGTGGCGCTTCGCGCTATGCGTCCGCGTGA
- the gmk gene encoding guanylate kinase — protein sequence MRGTLFIVAAPSGAGKSSLVNACLARDPAIRLSISFTSRPPRPGERHAEHYHFIDAAGFEAMIEAGDFFECARVHGDWKGTARQSVEPQLAAGQDVLLEIDWQGARQVREKVPEAVSVFILPPSREALELRMRKRGQDSDEVIARRLAAAREEMSHFHEFDYVVVNEEFDTAVDELCAVFIASRLRRAQQAQRHHGLIEALLAESTPASD from the coding sequence ATGCGCGGGACGCTGTTCATCGTTGCGGCGCCTTCGGGCGCGGGGAAGTCCAGCCTGGTCAACGCCTGTCTTGCGCGCGACCCGGCGATCCGCCTGTCGATCTCGTTCACTTCGCGGCCACCGCGCCCGGGCGAGCGGCATGCCGAGCACTACCACTTCATCGATGCCGCCGGGTTCGAGGCGATGATCGAGGCCGGCGACTTCTTCGAGTGCGCGCGCGTGCACGGCGACTGGAAGGGCACCGCGCGGCAGTCGGTGGAACCGCAGCTGGCGGCGGGCCAGGACGTGCTGCTCGAGATCGACTGGCAGGGCGCCCGCCAGGTGCGCGAGAAGGTGCCGGAAGCGGTCAGCGTGTTCATCCTGCCGCCATCGCGGGAGGCACTGGAACTGCGGATGCGCAAGCGCGGCCAGGACAGCGACGAGGTGATCGCCCGGCGACTGGCGGCCGCGCGCGAAGAGATGTCGCACTTCCACGAGTTCGACTACGTGGTGGTCAACGAGGAGTTCGATACCGCGGTGGACGAGCTGTGCGCGGTGTTCATCGCCAGCCGGTTGCGCCGCGCCCAGCAGGCGCAGCGCCACCATGGGCTGATCGAAGCGTTGCTGGCGGAAAGCACGCCCGCAAGTGACTGA
- a CDS encoding nucleoside hydrolase, giving the protein MDDRIPLLIDTDPGVDDALALLMAFNAPDHHVVGLTVTAGNVGLAHTTANALKLVEVCGLDVPVFAGADAPLLHPARDAGYVHGRDGFGDTGYVPATRALEGEHAALAILRLSHAYAGRLLLVALGPLTNIALALKLDPTLPQRVGRFVVMGGAVTAHGNVTPTAEFNIAFDPEAAHLVFAAFPRFDLVDWEATVAHGFSHDEAEQWLACGSARATFYEEISRQTRLWSVDRRGDLWHAADALAMACALRPGHVLEWAERPVAVELAGRLTRGVTVVDWLRQESEVDNARIAMRYEPAAFHAMMRAALAAA; this is encoded by the coding sequence ATGGACGACCGTATTCCCCTGCTGATCGATACCGATCCTGGCGTCGACGACGCCCTGGCCCTGCTGATGGCCTTCAACGCGCCCGACCACCACGTGGTCGGGCTCACCGTGACCGCCGGCAACGTCGGCCTGGCACACACCACCGCGAACGCGCTGAAGCTGGTGGAGGTGTGCGGCCTCGACGTGCCGGTGTTCGCCGGTGCCGACGCGCCGCTGCTGCATCCCGCGCGCGACGCCGGTTATGTGCATGGACGCGACGGGTTCGGCGACACCGGCTACGTGCCCGCGACCCGCGCGCTCGAGGGCGAGCATGCGGCACTGGCGATCCTGCGCCTGTCGCATGCCTACGCCGGACGCCTGTTGCTGGTGGCCCTGGGTCCGCTCACCAACATCGCGCTGGCGCTGAAGCTCGATCCGACCCTGCCGCAACGGGTCGGCCGGTTCGTGGTGATGGGTGGGGCCGTCACCGCGCACGGCAACGTGACCCCCACGGCGGAATTCAACATCGCCTTCGATCCGGAAGCCGCGCACCTGGTCTTCGCTGCCTTCCCGCGCTTCGACCTGGTGGACTGGGAAGCCACGGTGGCCCACGGTTTTTCCCACGACGAGGCGGAGCAGTGGCTGGCATGCGGATCCGCCCGTGCGACGTTCTATGAGGAGATCTCCCGGCAGACCCGGTTGTGGTCCGTGGATCGCCGCGGCGACCTCTGGCATGCAGCGGATGCGTTGGCGATGGCCTGTGCGCTGCGGCCGGGCCACGTGCTGGAATGGGCCGAGCGACCTGTCGCCGTGGAACTCGCCGGGCGGCTCACGCGTGGCGTCACCGTGGTCGACTGGCTGCGGCAGGAGAGCGAGGTCGACAACGCCCGCATCGCAATGCGCTACGAGCCGGCCGCTTTCCACGCGATGATGCGCGCCGCGCTGGCTGCCGCCTGA